A window from Variovorax sp. PBL-E5 encodes these proteins:
- a CDS encoding CoA transferase subunit A has product MSIIVSLRELAAHVRDGQKLAVPSDFSGFYSGIAMEATRELIRRGVRDLHVVGLPTTGLQADLLLGAGCVATLEASSVFMGEYGVPPCFQRAFKAQSFRMIEATCPAIHAAFQAGEKRIPFIPLRGILGSDVVRLRTDWKVIDNPFAADDPILLLPAINPDWALFHAPMADRHGNVYYGRRRELAVMAHASTGTLATVEKLYDGDLMEDPALACATLPSLYVDAVSVVPRGAAPYGFGDFYAEDEQAMWHYMESAKTEEGLRAYLDAHVFKTTEAMS; this is encoded by the coding sequence GTGTCGATCATCGTCAGCCTGCGCGAACTCGCGGCCCATGTACGTGATGGCCAAAAGCTCGCCGTGCCGAGCGACTTCAGCGGCTTCTATTCCGGCATCGCGATGGAAGCCACCCGCGAGCTGATCCGCCGGGGCGTACGCGACCTTCACGTGGTCGGCCTGCCGACGACCGGGTTGCAGGCCGACCTGCTGCTCGGTGCGGGCTGCGTGGCGACGCTCGAAGCGAGTTCGGTGTTCATGGGCGAATACGGCGTGCCGCCATGCTTCCAGCGTGCCTTCAAGGCGCAATCGTTTCGCATGATCGAGGCCACCTGCCCGGCGATCCACGCAGCCTTCCAGGCCGGCGAGAAGCGCATTCCCTTCATTCCGCTGCGCGGCATCCTCGGCTCCGACGTGGTCCGACTGCGTACCGACTGGAAGGTCATCGACAACCCCTTCGCCGCCGACGATCCGATCCTGCTGTTGCCGGCGATCAACCCGGACTGGGCGCTGTTCCACGCGCCGATGGCCGACCGGCACGGCAACGTCTACTACGGCCGGCGGCGCGAACTCGCGGTAATGGCCCATGCGTCCACCGGCACGCTCGCCACGGTGGAAAAGCTCTACGACGGCGACCTGATGGAAGACCCCGCGCTGGCCTGCGCGACGCTGCCGAGCCTCTACGTCGATGCCGTGAGCGTCGTGCCCCGCGGCGCGGCGCCCTACGGCTTCGGCGATTTCTACGCCGAGGACGAACAAGCGATGTGGCACTACATGGAAAGCGCGAAGACCGAGGAAGGCCTGCGCGCCTACCTCGACGCGCATGTCTTCAAGACCACGGAGGCGATGTCGTGA
- a CDS encoding ABC transporter substrate-binding protein: MYQLDYGTPTDKCAFTVRLGIEKGFFRDEGIDLSVKTVYGGPPLAAAYDSGELKFGEIGSPPGVMFIDQGYDFKIVGGAVRRRANMYLCVDKKIKDWDQLKGKRVGLLSRGSCPEWFLRGMLVERGLDPDHHFEYVGLQEEYAKVVDVFRSGRIDAFLAVEPAPSVAEAAGLVDVWGAVYDEPALPQYQWIVHVAKPSMIEKEPTLIQAALRAARRSAHYGAAHVDEWVDLASHHFKIEPDVMRRAVERELPRMHLDGQVDMQGLDEMIKLQRSLGAVTGAITAEGICDLRFVPDPTSPVQ, translated from the coding sequence ATGTACCAGCTCGACTACGGCACCCCGACCGACAAATGCGCCTTCACCGTCCGCCTCGGGATCGAGAAGGGCTTCTTCCGCGACGAGGGCATCGACCTGTCGGTCAAGACGGTCTATGGCGGCCCGCCGCTGGCTGCCGCCTACGACTCGGGCGAACTCAAGTTCGGCGAGATCGGCTCGCCGCCGGGCGTGATGTTCATCGACCAGGGCTACGACTTCAAGATCGTCGGCGGTGCGGTTCGACGCCGGGCCAACATGTACCTGTGCGTCGACAAGAAGATCAAGGACTGGGACCAGCTCAAGGGCAAGCGCGTCGGCCTGCTGTCGCGCGGCAGCTGCCCCGAATGGTTCCTGCGCGGCATGCTGGTCGAGCGTGGCCTGGACCCCGACCACCATTTCGAATACGTGGGCCTGCAGGAGGAATACGCCAAGGTGGTCGACGTGTTCCGCAGCGGCCGCATCGATGCCTTCCTGGCGGTCGAGCCGGCGCCCTCGGTGGCCGAAGCTGCCGGACTGGTCGATGTATGGGGCGCGGTCTACGACGAGCCGGCGCTGCCGCAATACCAGTGGATCGTTCACGTCGCGAAGCCGTCGATGATCGAGAAGGAACCGACGCTGATTCAGGCGGCCCTGCGCGCGGCGCGGCGTTCCGCCCACTACGGGGCCGCGCACGTGGACGAATGGGTCGACCTCGCGTCCCATCACTTCAAGATCGAGCCGGACGTGATGCGCCGCGCGGTGGAACGTGAATTGCCGCGCATGCACCTGGACGGCCAGGTCGACATGCAGGGCCTGGACGAGATGATCAAGCTGCAGCGCAGCCTGGGCGCGGTCACGGGCGCCATCACCGCCGAAGGCATCTGCGACCTGCGCTTCGTGCCCGATCCCACCTCCCCGGTGCAATAA
- a CDS encoding IclR family transcriptional regulator, giving the protein MSRTQAVPQDSPSDSVRSVERAIDILFACVDGGRSLDVPELQRATQLPRPTLYRLLNALEAKGMIYSFGEPKRFQLGHRVGLLAQAWKNSPAILELSREALGELWRTVQETVSLMVPVSATHRMCVAELKSPHALSFSRGTGYLEPLHRGASGKALLAFMQRYGLPRNLAEIAGADQVESLSRSLLEVKRRGHSVTYSEISLGTVAVAAPVLGPDGVAVASVCTFAPELHMSGASLERCIEAVTVAARSISLKLAS; this is encoded by the coding sequence ATGAGCCGAACGCAAGCCGTCCCGCAGGACAGTCCTTCCGATTCCGTGCGTTCCGTCGAAAGAGCGATCGACATCCTGTTCGCCTGTGTCGACGGTGGGCGCAGCCTCGATGTCCCCGAGCTTCAACGGGCCACGCAGTTGCCGCGGCCGACGCTTTACCGGCTGCTCAATGCCCTCGAGGCCAAGGGCATGATCTATTCGTTCGGCGAGCCGAAGCGCTTCCAGCTCGGGCACCGCGTCGGCCTGCTGGCCCAGGCGTGGAAGAACAGCCCGGCCATCCTGGAGCTCTCGCGCGAAGCGCTTGGTGAGCTATGGCGGACCGTGCAGGAAACGGTGTCGTTGATGGTTCCGGTCTCGGCCACACACCGCATGTGCGTGGCCGAATTGAAGAGTCCGCATGCGTTGTCGTTCAGCCGCGGCACCGGCTACCTGGAGCCGCTTCATCGCGGCGCGAGCGGCAAGGCGCTGCTGGCCTTCATGCAGCGCTATGGACTGCCGCGCAACCTGGCTGAGATCGCCGGCGCGGACCAGGTCGAATCGCTGTCGCGCAGCTTGCTCGAGGTCAAGCGCCGCGGGCATTCCGTCACCTACAGCGAAATCAGTCTGGGCACGGTCGCGGTCGCAGCGCCGGTGTTGGGCCCGGACGGCGTCGCGGTCGCATCGGTGTGCACCTTCGCGCCAGAACTGCACATGAGTGGCGCCTCGCTCGAGCGCTGCATCGAGGCGGTCACGGTCGCCGCCCGATCGATCTCGCTGAAGCTTGCGTCCTGA
- a CDS encoding dihydrofolate reductase, protein MRVNLIFARAANGVIGRDGTIPWHLPEDMAHFKRQTAGAPVIMGRKTWDSLAPRFRPLPGRRNIVVTRQSDWHAEGAERAASLREALSLCEAARVPEAWVIGGAQIYAEAEPLAQRALVTEIAREIDGDARAPRLDSTAWHETARESHVSSNGLSFSFVTLERR, encoded by the coding sequence ATGCGCGTCAACCTGATCTTCGCGCGCGCCGCCAACGGCGTGATCGGCCGCGACGGCACCATCCCCTGGCACCTGCCCGAGGACATGGCGCATTTCAAGCGGCAGACCGCGGGCGCACCGGTGATCATGGGCCGCAAGACCTGGGACTCGCTCGCGCCGCGCTTCAGGCCCTTGCCGGGGCGCCGCAACATCGTGGTCACGCGCCAGTCCGATTGGCACGCCGAGGGCGCCGAGCGCGCCGCCAGCCTGCGCGAAGCCTTGTCGCTGTGCGAAGCCGCGCGCGTGCCCGAGGCCTGGGTGATCGGCGGCGCGCAGATCTATGCCGAGGCCGAGCCGCTCGCGCAGCGCGCGCTGGTGACCGAGATCGCGCGCGAGATCGACGGCGACGCTCGCGCACCGCGGCTCGACAGCACCGCATGGCACGAGACCGCGCGCGAGTCGCACGTCTCTTCCAACGGGCTGTCCTTCAGCTTCGTCACGCTCGAACGGCGCTGA
- a CDS encoding thymidylate synthase, with amino-acid sequence MTTHPTRSQYEDFMRHVDTTGVHKSDRTGTGTKSVFGYQMRFDLNEGFPLVTTKKVHLKSIIQELLWFLTGSSDNNWLKERGVTIWDEWAREDGDLGPVYGVQWRSWPTPDGGHIDQIQQVIDTLRTNPDSRRIIVSAWNVADLSKMALMPCHAFFQFYVAPPQAAGERGRLSCQLYQRSADIFLGVPFNIASYALLTHMVAQQCDLDVGDFVWAGGDCHIYSNHAEQVALQLSRTPRPYPTLVIRRKPASIFDYQYEDFAFEGYDPHPAIKAPVAV; translated from the coding sequence TGACCACCCACCCCACTCGCTCCCAATACGAAGACTTCATGCGCCACGTCGACACTACCGGCGTGCACAAGAGCGACCGCACCGGCACCGGCACCAAGAGCGTGTTCGGCTACCAGATGCGCTTCGACCTCAACGAAGGCTTCCCGCTGGTCACCACCAAGAAGGTGCACCTCAAGTCCATCATCCAGGAACTGCTGTGGTTCCTCACCGGCTCCAGCGACAACAACTGGCTGAAGGAGCGCGGCGTCACCATCTGGGACGAATGGGCGCGCGAGGACGGCGACCTCGGCCCCGTCTATGGCGTGCAGTGGCGCAGCTGGCCGACGCCGGACGGCGGCCACATCGACCAGATCCAGCAGGTGATCGACACGCTCAGGACCAACCCCGACTCGCGCCGCATCATCGTGAGCGCATGGAACGTGGCCGACCTGTCGAAGATGGCACTGATGCCCTGCCATGCCTTCTTCCAGTTCTACGTGGCGCCGCCGCAGGCCGCGGGCGAGCGCGGCCGGCTCAGCTGCCAGCTCTACCAGCGCAGCGCCGACATCTTCCTCGGCGTGCCCTTCAACATCGCGAGCTACGCGCTGCTCACGCACATGGTCGCGCAGCAGTGCGATCTGGACGTCGGCGACTTCGTCTGGGCCGGCGGCGACTGCCACATCTACAGCAACCACGCCGAGCAGGTGGCGCTGCAGTTGAGCCGCACGCCGCGGCCCTATCCGACGCTGGTCATCCGGCGCAAGCCGGCGTCCATCTTCGACTACCAGTACGAGGACTTCGCGTTCGAGGGCTACGACCCCCATCCGGCCATCAAGGCACCGGTGGCCGTGTGA